One genomic region from Thalassotalea sp. PS06 encodes:
- a CDS encoding carbohydrate porin — MKTINFSAALKASSYLMALLFMSNAQVANAKNQVGFGSPEAVENRIEEDKKNRVLPLKERLAADGVNLALDYSLLTLGTSDNLPGTDDSAAGGMLRFYGSWDLTGKDSGSTGSFVWKVEHRHSYSDLEPRFVEFNVGGLGLQAPPFSDQKGRVTNLYWKQKLNDGRATIVAGFLDATDYLDVYAVASPWTGFVNFAFSTGNNTIALPGDATLGVAGATMLGENFFVIAGITDMESDPTSPFSDLLDESNLFKSIEFGWTSSQEQIFLDNVHVTFWDADESIFMNQAEDSGVNISASKMFGAWLPFVRASWAENGSLLGIDKSISTGFAYYGLGGEGNTLGAAVNWADTATEDQYTLEVFYLLKLFGSVELSPDIQFIKNPANNPNEDLAMIYGLRARVFW, encoded by the coding sequence ATGAAAACAATTAACTTCAGTGCTGCCCTGAAAGCATCTTCATACCTTATGGCTTTGTTATTTATGAGCAATGCCCAAGTAGCTAATGCCAAAAACCAAGTAGGGTTTGGTAGCCCTGAAGCGGTTGAGAATCGCATTGAAGAAGATAAGAAAAATCGAGTTCTTCCGCTAAAAGAACGGTTGGCCGCGGATGGTGTGAATCTGGCTCTGGATTATTCTTTACTCACTTTGGGGACCAGCGACAATCTACCTGGCACTGATGATAGCGCAGCTGGCGGTATGTTGCGTTTTTACGGCAGCTGGGACTTAACTGGCAAAGACAGCGGCAGCACCGGCAGCTTTGTCTGGAAAGTTGAACACCGACACAGTTACAGCGATTTAGAACCCAGGTTTGTTGAATTCAATGTCGGTGGCCTTGGTTTGCAGGCACCACCTTTTTCCGATCAAAAAGGCCGGGTAACCAACCTTTACTGGAAACAAAAACTCAATGATGGCAGGGCAACCATAGTGGCGGGCTTTTTAGACGCAACCGATTATCTTGATGTGTATGCGGTGGCCAGTCCCTGGACAGGTTTTGTGAACTTTGCGTTTAGCACCGGTAATAACACCATTGCCTTGCCAGGCGATGCGACGCTTGGTGTTGCTGGCGCGACCATGCTGGGCGAGAATTTCTTTGTCATCGCCGGTATTACCGATATGGAATCGGATCCGACAAGCCCGTTTTCAGATTTGCTCGATGAGAGCAACTTATTCAAAAGCATTGAGTTTGGCTGGACCTCATCTCAGGAACAGATTTTTCTCGATAATGTGCACGTAACTTTTTGGGATGCTGACGAAAGTATCTTTATGAATCAGGCGGAAGATTCCGGGGTAAATATCTCTGCATCAAAAATGTTTGGCGCCTGGTTACCCTTTGTTCGCGCGAGCTGGGCGGAAAACGGCAGCTTGCTAGGAATTGATAAATCAATAAGTACCGGCTTTGCCTATTATGGCCTGGGCGGTGAGGGTAATACGCTTGGCGCCGCAGTCAACTGGGCCGATACCGCCACAGAAGATCAGTACACCCTCGAAGTGTTTTATTTGCTCAAACTTTTTGGTTCGGTAGAGTTATCTCCGGACATTCAATTTATAAAAAATCCGGCCAATAATCCCAATGAAGATTTAGCGATGATATATGGCTTAAGAGCCCGGGTGTTTTGGTAA
- a CDS encoding NYN domain-containing protein — MKQMTPEKRIAVLVDVQNIYYTCQQAFKRNFNYNALWAFISEKGEIVHASAYAIDAGDEKQQQFQRILQAIGFDVKLKPYIQRRDGSAKGDWDVGITLDALDYAEDCDTIVLLSGDGDFDLLVQKLQSKYQCQVEVIGVEMLTANSLLRACDRFIAINENLLMPG, encoded by the coding sequence ATGAAACAAATGACACCCGAAAAACGCATTGCGGTGTTGGTGGACGTGCAGAATATCTATTACACCTGCCAACAGGCATTTAAACGTAACTTTAATTACAATGCGCTTTGGGCCTTTATCTCTGAAAAAGGTGAAATCGTCCACGCCAGCGCCTACGCCATTGATGCCGGCGATGAAAAACAGCAGCAATTTCAGCGTATATTGCAGGCCATAGGTTTTGACGTAAAACTAAAGCCTTATATTCAGCGCCGCGATGGTTCGGCGAAAGGCGACTGGGATGTTGGTATTACCCTTGATGCATTAGATTATGCTGAAGATTGCGACACCATTGTACTTCTCAGTGGCGACGGTGACTTCGATTTGCTGGTGCAAAAACTGCAAAGCAAATACCAGTGTCAGGTGGAAGTTATTGGTGTAGAAATGCTTACCGCAAATTCGTTGTTACGTGCCTGCGACCGCTTTATTGCCATTAACGAGAACTTGCTGATGCCAGGTTAA
- a CDS encoding amidohydrolase family protein, translating to MTLAPTFAQDDTEQQAQEPIAERAILIENVNIFDGKKDAIKANHHVLVINQQIKKISDKSINYQGQLIRINGKGYTLMPGLIESHGHLAIVDNLSNLKHHFDWVEIGVRQAAMAKSWLLDGFTTVRDVGGPTMGLKRSIDAGVVPGPRIYPSGAIISQTSGHGDIRERTDRHPYLESESDEHMQRLGYYYIADGVPQVLAATRNNLRNGATQIKIMAGGGNGSEFDPIDSLQFRPQEMKAIVDAAKDWDTYVAAHVFYPKQINRFIDAGGMSLEHAPAINEATMKKVVNKGVFIAMQMNGLSKELRDSPFNPPYAKAGIIEIQKDSKDFIKLVKQYKPKMVFATDALGDVETQTKQRRFELYERARIFGNFETLKSATSVAGELMLLTNRRNPYKLGKLGVIEQGAYADLLLVAGNPLADISLLGANKQWIDAESPQPIDTIKVIIKDGRIIKNILRYEDENN from the coding sequence ATGACGTTGGCGCCTACGTTTGCTCAAGATGATACAGAGCAACAAGCGCAAGAGCCTATCGCAGAGCGCGCAATTCTTATCGAAAACGTCAATATCTTTGATGGTAAAAAGGATGCCATTAAAGCCAATCATCATGTCCTGGTTATAAACCAACAAATCAAAAAAATATCCGACAAAAGCATTAACTATCAAGGCCAGCTAATACGAATCAATGGTAAAGGTTATACCTTAATGCCGGGGCTCATTGAATCCCACGGCCATCTAGCCATTGTCGATAATCTGAGTAATCTCAAACATCATTTTGACTGGGTGGAAATTGGCGTCCGTCAGGCGGCAATGGCGAAATCCTGGCTATTGGATGGCTTTACCACGGTAAGAGACGTTGGCGGCCCGACAATGGGATTAAAACGCAGCATTGATGCTGGTGTGGTTCCTGGCCCTAGAATTTATCCGTCTGGTGCGATCATTTCCCAGACATCGGGTCACGGCGATATCCGTGAACGCACCGATCGCCATCCTTATTTGGAAAGTGAATCTGATGAGCATATGCAGCGCCTCGGCTACTACTATATCGCCGACGGTGTGCCTCAGGTATTAGCCGCTACGCGCAATAATCTTAGAAATGGCGCAACACAAATTAAAATCATGGCCGGTGGCGGTAACGGTAGCGAATTTGATCCCATTGATAGCCTGCAGTTTCGCCCTCAGGAAATGAAAGCCATTGTTGATGCGGCAAAAGACTGGGATACCTATGTTGCCGCACATGTTTTTTACCCAAAGCAAATTAATCGCTTTATTGATGCGGGCGGAATGAGCCTTGAGCACGCTCCCGCAATTAACGAAGCAACAATGAAAAAAGTGGTGAATAAAGGTGTATTTATCGCCATGCAGATGAATGGATTGTCCAAGGAATTACGTGATAGCCCATTCAATCCTCCCTATGCCAAAGCCGGCATTATTGAAATTCAGAAAGATTCCAAAGACTTTATAAAACTGGTGAAACAATACAAACCGAAAATGGTTTTTGCTACCGATGCACTGGGCGATGTCGAAACCCAAACCAAACAGCGTCGCTTTGAACTTTATGAACGGGCGCGAATTTTCGGTAACTTTGAAACCCTGAAAAGCGCCACGTCTGTGGCAGGAGAGCTCATGCTGCTCACTAATCGTCGCAATCCATACAAGCTAGGGAAGTTGGGGGTGATAGAGCAGGGCGCTTATGCAGATTTGCTTCTCGTTGCCGGAAACCCGCTAGCCGATATTTCCCTGCTCGGAGCCAATAAACAGTGGATTGACGCCGAATCGCCGCAACCCATCGACACCATTAAAGTCATTATTAAGGACGGTCGAATCATTAAAAATATTTTGAGGTACGAAGATGAAAACAATTAA